A genome region from Bacillaceae bacterium IKA-2 includes the following:
- a CDS encoding EAL domain-containing protein yields MEKKMPKKPLFKNLSSYIKNPEQIKPGKEAFVISLAYFIFGILWVTLSDKLLLYYVTNVTLYNTLQTYKGWLYVFLTTFLLFILIRTRMFMFNQAINSVVKSSKLLQLTNEKLNVAKEKLHYQAYFDSLTSLPNRIMLEKEINSLIEEGKSRFAVVYIDIDNFKYINDSLGHQTGDLFLKYIATKFKKEILTTDFVARQGGDEFAILFKNFSNTDEITLFMDRLVKSFEHVWKYQQHEFFVSISAGVALYPENGKDVMTIFKNADIAMYYAKKSGKDRYVFFEDEFSNSNLENIRISNELKYALENEQLSLYYQPQVNIITGEIIGVEALLRWIHPIRGFISPMDFIPLAEESGKIYSIDSWVVKTALLQKKKWEQDGKAHLNISINLSSKTLTSDTNFSKIENLLADIDVDYSTTVFEITETAMISDIGCVIKKLDRLKAIGIKIALDDFGTGYSSLSYLKEVPLNIIKLDQTFINNIRKNGKENHIIKAIISLARDLDFEVVAEGIETSDQLTFLITNQCIIGQGFLFSKAIPIEAFELELEKGYIMKKGD; encoded by the coding sequence ATGGAAAAAAAAATGCCGAAGAAACCTCTTTTTAAAAATCTATCCTCATACATTAAAAATCCTGAGCAAATAAAACCTGGTAAAGAAGCTTTCGTGATTTCATTGGCTTATTTTATTTTTGGTATTTTATGGGTTACACTATCAGACAAGCTATTATTGTACTATGTTACTAATGTTACTCTTTATAATACACTTCAAACATATAAAGGTTGGCTGTACGTGTTTTTAACAACCTTTTTACTTTTTATTCTAATAAGAACACGAATGTTTATGTTTAATCAAGCAATTAACAGTGTTGTGAAATCTAGTAAATTGTTGCAATTAACAAATGAAAAACTAAATGTTGCAAAGGAAAAGCTTCACTATCAAGCATATTTCGATTCCCTTACTTCTTTACCTAATCGGATCATGCTTGAAAAGGAAATTAATAGTCTGATTGAAGAGGGAAAATCCAGATTCGCTGTCGTTTATATTGATATTGATAATTTTAAATATATTAATGATAGCCTCGGACATCAAACAGGCGATCTATTTTTGAAGTATATTGCCACTAAGTTTAAAAAAGAAATTCTGACAACTGACTTTGTTGCTAGGCAAGGTGGGGATGAATTTGCAATCCTGTTCAAGAATTTTTCAAATACTGATGAAATCACTCTTTTTATGGACAGACTTGTAAAAAGTTTTGAACATGTCTGGAAATATCAGCAACATGAATTTTTTGTATCAATTAGTGCAGGAGTTGCTCTTTATCCTGAAAACGGCAAAGATGTCATGACGATCTTTAAAAATGCAGATATTGCGATGTATTATGCAAAAAAATCTGGAAAAGATCGATATGTCTTTTTTGAAGACGAGTTTTCCAACTCTAATTTAGAGAATATAAGAATATCAAACGAATTAAAATATGCCCTTGAAAATGAACAACTTTCGCTTTATTATCAACCGCAAGTCAATATTATTACTGGGGAAATAATTGGTGTCGAGGCGTTATTACGCTGGATTCACCCAATAAGAGGTTTCATTTCGCCAATGGATTTTATCCCGTTAGCCGAAGAAAGTGGTAAAATATATTCAATTGATAGTTGGGTTGTCAAAACAGCATTATTACAAAAGAAAAAATGGGAGCAAGATGGGAAAGCTCACCTAAATATTTCGATTAACTTATCAAGTAAAACACTAACTAGTGATACGAATTTTTCTAAAATTGAAAATCTATTAGCAGACATTGATGTCGATTATTCTACAACTGTATTTGAAATTACCGAGACGGCAATGATTAGCGATATAGGCTGTGTCATTAAAAAATTAGATAGATTAAAAGCTATAGGGATTAAAATTGCTCTTGATGATTTTGGAACGGGATACTCATCACTAAGTTATCTAAAAGAAGTACCATTAAATATAATTAAACTAGATCAAACATTTATTAATAACATTCGAAAAAACGGTAAAGAAAATCATATTATTAAGGCGATTATCTCATTAGCCAGGGACTTGGATTTTGAAGTTGTTGCTGAAGGAATTGAAACAAGCGATCAGTTAACATTTTTGATTACAAACCAATGCATCATCGGACAAGGATTTCTATTTAGTAAAGCAATACCTATTGAAGCGTTCGAGCTTGAACTTGAAAAAGGTTACATAATGAAAAAGGGAGATTAG
- a CDS encoding malate synthase G yields the protein MRDYLKVGKLQIARVLYEFVNNEAIPGTGMNSEKFWSNFEALVTELMPENKALLARREEIQNDLNEWHKQNRESFQFAKYKEFLEELGYLEPEVENFEITTEAADDEIVLQAGPQLVVPVNNARYAINAANARWGSLYDALYGTDAISDEGDAAPGKAYNPVRGEKVISYAKNFLDQAAPLVDGTHQEVVQYSIIDGELAASLSGGKTRNLQEGSQLIGYNGEPEAPTVLLLKNNGLHFEIQVDRNHPIGKTDKAGVKDILMEAALTTIMDFEDSVTAVDAEDKVEVYRNWLGLMKGDLTASFKKGDKTITRSLNPDPTYLSVSGETFTLPGRSLMFVRNVGHLMTNSAILIDEQEVPEGMIDGLLTALISTHDIIGNSCYKNSNKGSIYIVKPKMHGSLEVAFANKLFDRIEDLLGLARNTIKIGVMDEERRTSLNLKNCIHQVKERIVFINTGFLDRTGDEIHTSLEAGPVIRKNDMKSSTWLQAYEKSNVAVGITTGLPGRAQIGKGMWAMPDLMADMLAQKIGHLKTGANTAWVPSPTAASLHALHYHQIDVNIIQKSVANNLQTGLTDEMLTFPVEENPDWSLEEIQQELDNNAQGILGYVVRWVEHGVGCSKVPDINNVGLMEDRATLRISSQHMANWLHHGICTEEQVMETMKRMAKVVDKQNANDPLYHPMAKDYDDSVAFQAACEFIIEGRSQPSGYTEPILHRRRQEAKAKFVNA from the coding sequence ATGAGAGATTATCTAAAAGTTGGCAAACTTCAAATTGCCCGTGTTCTTTATGAGTTTGTTAATAACGAAGCGATTCCGGGAACTGGAATGAACAGTGAGAAATTTTGGTCTAACTTTGAAGCACTTGTAACTGAATTAATGCCAGAGAACAAGGCTTTACTAGCGCGGCGTGAGGAAATTCAAAATGATCTTAATGAATGGCATAAACAAAATCGAGAAAGTTTTCAATTTGCAAAGTATAAAGAATTTTTAGAAGAACTTGGCTATCTTGAACCTGAGGTCGAAAATTTTGAAATTACAACTGAGGCGGCAGACGATGAAATTGTCTTACAAGCTGGTCCGCAATTAGTTGTTCCAGTTAATAATGCTAGATATGCTATTAATGCTGCGAACGCTCGCTGGGGGAGTTTATACGACGCTCTCTATGGTACTGATGCCATAAGTGATGAAGGAGATGCAGCGCCAGGTAAGGCGTACAATCCAGTTCGAGGCGAGAAGGTTATTTCATATGCCAAGAATTTTCTTGATCAAGCTGCCCCGTTAGTAGATGGGACTCATCAGGAAGTTGTTCAATACTCAATTATTGACGGAGAACTAGCGGCTTCGCTGTCTGGTGGGAAAACTAGAAATCTTCAAGAAGGATCACAGTTAATTGGTTATAACGGGGAACCAGAAGCACCGACTGTGCTACTTTTAAAAAATAATGGTTTACATTTTGAGATTCAAGTTGATCGTAATCATCCTATCGGCAAGACGGATAAAGCCGGAGTAAAAGACATCCTCATGGAAGCGGCATTGACTACGATTATGGATTTTGAAGACTCGGTTACAGCTGTAGATGCTGAGGATAAAGTCGAAGTGTATCGTAACTGGCTCGGTTTAATGAAAGGCGATTTAACTGCTAGCTTCAAAAAAGGAGATAAGACGATTACACGTTCGTTAAATCCTGATCCAACGTATCTATCTGTTTCTGGGGAAACATTTACATTGCCAGGTCGTTCACTGATGTTTGTTCGAAACGTTGGTCATTTGATGACAAATTCAGCAATACTAATTGACGAGCAGGAAGTTCCCGAAGGAATGATTGATGGGCTGCTGACAGCTCTTATTTCCACGCATGATATTATCGGTAATAGTTGTTATAAAAATTCTAATAAAGGTTCTATCTATATTGTCAAACCGAAAATGCACGGTTCTTTGGAAGTTGCGTTTGCCAATAAATTGTTTGACCGAATTGAAGACTTACTTGGCTTAGCTCGAAATACTATTAAAATTGGTGTTATGGATGAGGAACGACGTACATCGTTAAATTTAAAGAATTGTATTCATCAGGTAAAAGAAAGAATTGTTTTCATTAATACAGGCTTCCTAGATCGCACAGGTGACGAAATACATACTTCACTTGAAGCAGGCCCAGTAATTCGTAAAAATGATATGAAATCATCTACATGGCTGCAAGCGTATGAAAAATCTAATGTAGCAGTAGGAATAACAACTGGATTACCAGGTCGTGCTCAAATAGGTAAAGGAATGTGGGCAATGCCTGATTTAATGGCAGATATGTTAGCGCAAAAAATTGGGCATCTCAAGACGGGCGCCAATACCGCTTGGGTACCTTCACCAACAGCAGCGAGTTTGCATGCCTTGCATTACCATCAAATTGATGTAAATATAATCCAAAAAAGTGTGGCTAACAATCTTCAAACAGGGTTAACAGATGAAATGTTAACTTTTCCTGTTGAAGAAAATCCAGATTGGTCTTTAGAAGAAATTCAGCAGGAACTAGATAACAATGCTCAAGGAATTCTTGGGTACGTTGTTCGCTGGGTAGAACATGGAGTAGGGTGTTCAAAAGTTCCAGATATTAATAATGTTGGACTTATGGAAGACCGGGCAACATTGCGGATTTCTAGTCAACATATGGCAAATTGGTTGCACCATGGTATTTGTACTGAGGAACAAGTAATGGAAACGATGAAGCGAATGGCTAAGGTGGTTGATAAGCAAAATGCCAATGACCCGCTGTATCATCCTATGGCTAAGGATTATGATGATTCTGTCGCATTCCAAGCAGCTTGTGAATTTATAATTGAAGGTCGAAGCCAACCGAGTGGCTACACGGAACCGATTTTACACCGTCGTCGTCAGGAAGCAAAAGCGAAGTTTGTTAATGCGTAA
- a CDS encoding YjcZ family sporulation protein has product MAHPAGAGFALIVVLFILLVIIGASYVGYGY; this is encoded by the coding sequence ATGGCTCATCCAGCAGGCGCAGGATTTGCGTTAATTGTAGTATTGTTTATTTTATTAGTAATTATCGGAGCTTCTTATGTAGGCTACGGTTACTAA
- the htpG gene encoding molecular chaperone HtpG, whose amino-acid sequence MVKTEFKAESKRLLEMMINSIYTQKEIFIRELISNASDAIDKMYYKALTDDSLTFSKESYYIKVAVDKENRVLTISDTGIGMTKEELEANLGTIAKSGSLAFKNENEQKDGHDIIGQFGVGFYSSFMAADSVTVISKALASEEAYKWESEGTEGYTIEPCQKDEVGTEITLKIKENTEDESYDDYLEENPLKAIIKKYSDFIRYPIKMDVSGKRPKAENEDEFEDYLEEQTVNSMVPIWRKNKSELTVADYENFYQEKRYGFDKPLKHIHISVDGAIRYNAILYIPEKTPYDFYTKEYEKGLELYSSSVLIMDKCADLLPDYFSFVKGMVDSEDLSLNISRELLQHDRQLKLIAKNIKSKVKSQLQSLLKDEREKYEEFYQSFGTQLKYGVYSDFGSNKDTLQDLLMFYSSKEKKLVTLDEYVSRMPEDQKSIYYASGASYDRIEKLPQTELVADKGFEILYFVDDVDEFAIRMLMTYKEKEFKSISSGDLGFEADEVIDTEEEADNKELFDHMATLLAGKVKDVRRSKRLKTHPVCLATDGEVTIEMEKILKAMPDSQHIKADKILEINSNHDVFKTLKSAFENDKEKLSLYTNLLYSQALLIEGLPINDPVEFTNDMCKIMV is encoded by the coding sequence ATGGTAAAAACAGAGTTTAAGGCAGAATCGAAACGATTATTAGAAATGATGATTAACTCGATTTATACGCAAAAAGAAATTTTTATAAGAGAGTTAATTTCTAATGCTAGTGATGCGATTGATAAAATGTACTACAAGGCACTAACAGATGACTCTCTTACTTTTAGTAAAGAAAGTTACTACATAAAAGTCGCTGTTGATAAAGAAAATAGAGTTTTAACAATCTCAGATACTGGAATTGGTATGACAAAAGAAGAGCTTGAAGCAAACCTAGGAACAATTGCTAAAAGTGGTTCGCTAGCTTTTAAAAATGAAAATGAACAAAAAGATGGCCATGATATTATCGGTCAATTTGGTGTTGGCTTTTATTCATCATTTATGGCAGCAGATTCTGTTACGGTTATTAGTAAGGCATTAGCAAGTGAAGAAGCTTACAAATGGGAATCAGAAGGAACAGAGGGTTATACAATTGAGCCGTGTCAAAAAGACGAAGTAGGTACAGAGATCACTTTAAAAATTAAGGAAAATACGGAAGATGAGAGCTATGATGATTATCTTGAAGAAAATCCTTTAAAAGCGATAATTAAAAAATATTCTGATTTTATTCGTTACCCAATTAAAATGGATGTAAGTGGTAAAAGGCCAAAAGCCGAAAATGAGGATGAGTTCGAAGATTATCTTGAAGAACAAACGGTCAATAGCATGGTCCCAATTTGGAGAAAGAACAAAAGTGAGCTTACAGTAGCAGACTATGAAAACTTTTATCAAGAAAAACGTTATGGTTTTGACAAGCCGCTAAAGCATATTCACATTAGTGTTGATGGTGCGATAAGATATAATGCGATATTGTATATTCCAGAAAAAACTCCTTACGACTTTTATACAAAGGAGTATGAAAAAGGCTTAGAGCTTTATTCTAGCAGTGTTTTGATTATGGATAAATGTGCTGACTTACTTCCTGACTATTTTAGTTTTGTTAAAGGAATGGTCGATTCAGAAGATTTATCGTTAAATATCTCTAGAGAATTGTTACAACATGATCGCCAATTAAAGCTGATTGCCAAAAATATTAAAAGTAAAGTTAAGAGTCAATTGCAAAGCTTATTGAAAGATGAGCGAGAAAAGTATGAAGAGTTTTATCAATCATTTGGAACACAGTTAAAATATGGCGTATATAGCGACTTTGGTAGCAATAAAGATACGCTTCAGGACTTACTGATGTTCTATTCATCGAAGGAGAAGAAGCTTGTCACTCTTGATGAGTATGTTTCAAGAATGCCAGAAGATCAAAAAAGCATCTATTATGCGTCTGGAGCTTCTTATGACCGAATTGAAAAACTCCCTCAAACAGAGCTAGTAGCTGATAAAGGTTTTGAAATTTTGTACTTCGTTGATGATGTTGATGAGTTTGCAATTAGAATGCTAATGACATACAAAGAAAAAGAATTCAAATCTATATCCAGTGGAGACTTAGGGTTTGAAGCAGATGAGGTTATTGACACTGAAGAAGAGGCTGATAACAAAGAGCTTTTTGATCATATGGCAACTTTATTAGCAGGAAAAGTCAAAGACGTAAGAAGATCAAAAAGATTAAAAACACATCCAGTCTGTTTAGCGACAGATGGTGAAGTGACAATTGAAATGGAAAAAATTCTCAAGGCAATGCCTGACAGCCAACATATTAAAGCAGATAAAATTCTCGAAATTAATAGTAATCATGATGTTTTTAAAACATTGAAATCTGCTTTTGAAAATGATAAGGAAAAACTAAGTTTATATACAAACTTATTGTATAGCCAAGCTTTACTTATTGAAGGTTTACCAATCAATGACCCAGTTGAGTTTACGAATGACATGTGCAAGATCATGGTTTGA
- a CDS encoding class I SAM-dependent rRNA methyltransferase: protein MEAEVILKVKSKFVNKFRAGYPLIFKDAINNLDSLTEEGVLVKCVDEDHRFIGRGYYGKQNKGYGWVLSQNENEKIDQAFFEKKLKVAFDKRKLFFNDQETTAFRVFNAEGDGIGGLTIDYFDGYYLINWYSKGVFKYSDYVLTSLKKLVEFRAIYQKKRFNIDGQYIEEDGFIEGERGQFPIIVKENGVNFAVYINDGAMVGVFLDQRDVRRTIRDKYANGKTILNTFSYTGAFSVFAALGGAIKTTSVDLANRSLAKTIEQFSVNKIDYQAHDIIVEDVFNYFKYAVKKRLSFDIVILDPPSFARSKKYTFSAAKDYKNLLKEAIAITEDKGVIVASTNCATFDMKKFKGFIDAAFKESNVKYSIEEQFSLPDDFRTSKQYSEGNYLKVVFIKKA from the coding sequence ATGGAAGCAGAAGTAATTTTAAAGGTGAAATCAAAATTTGTTAATAAATTTAGAGCAGGTTATCCACTTATATTTAAAGACGCAATCAACAATCTTGATTCCTTAACTGAAGAAGGTGTGCTCGTCAAGTGTGTTGATGAAGATCATAGATTTATCGGTAGAGGGTATTATGGAAAGCAAAATAAAGGCTATGGCTGGGTTCTCAGTCAAAATGAAAATGAAAAAATTGACCAAGCATTTTTTGAAAAAAAGCTTAAAGTAGCCTTTGATAAAAGAAAATTATTTTTTAACGATCAAGAAACTACGGCATTTCGGGTATTTAATGCTGAAGGTGATGGAATTGGTGGTTTAACGATTGATTATTTTGATGGTTATTACTTAATTAATTGGTACAGTAAAGGAGTTTTTAAGTATAGCGATTATGTACTTACTTCATTAAAAAAACTGGTTGAATTTCGAGCCATTTATCAGAAAAAACGCTTTAATATTGACGGCCAATATATCGAAGAAGATGGATTTATAGAAGGCGAAAGAGGTCAGTTTCCGATTATTGTCAAAGAAAATGGCGTTAATTTTGCAGTATACATAAATGATGGAGCGATGGTTGGGGTTTTTCTTGATCAACGAGACGTCAGAAGAACGATCCGTGATAAGTATGCAAATGGAAAAACAATTTTAAACACATTTTCATACACAGGGGCATTTTCTGTTTTTGCAGCATTAGGAGGGGCCATAAAAACAACGAGTGTCGATCTTGCTAATCGCAGTTTAGCGAAGACGATTGAGCAGTTTAGTGTCAATAAAATTGATTATCAAGCTCATGATATTATTGTCGAAGATGTCTTTAATTATTTTAAATATGCTGTAAAAAAAAGGCTGAGTTTTGATATCGTGATTCTTGATCCACCTAGTTTTGCAAGGTCTAAGAAATATACGTTTAGTGCAGCGAAGGACTATAAAAATCTCCTCAAAGAAGCGATAGCAATAACTGAGGATAAAGGTGTCATTGTCGCTTCAACTAATTGCGCAACGTTTGATATGAAAAAGTTTAAAGGGTTTATTGATGCAGCATTCAAGGAAAGTAACGTGAAATATAGTATCGAAGAGCAATTTTCGCTACCTGATGACTTTAGAACAAGTAAGCAATACAGCGAAGGCAACTATCTTAAAGTTGTATTTATCAAGAAAGCCTAA
- a CDS encoding LytTR family DNA-binding domain-containing protein: MYKLPVRKIKIVIAEDNNDFREILQLFFEPLDQFEVIGVANDGLELLDLNFTLKPDLILVDIQMPMLNGTDAYKECVKTNSKVKCIFITAYDDFAIEAFELNVLDYIVKPIDKKRLYVALERAREGIEAENQLNNPSQLKRLVVKFDGSLYVISLNSIIYIEKVNRKTYVHTKEQIFETYETLETIKESLDEHFFASHRSYIINLKHVSQIKNDGETYFAYFRNYLKFAYVSKLKLQILQNKLKNLI, from the coding sequence ATGTATAAATTACCAGTTAGGAAAATTAAAATAGTGATCGCTGAAGACAATAATGATTTTCGTGAAATTTTACAATTATTCTTTGAACCTCTTGACCAATTTGAAGTAATAGGTGTAGCTAATGACGGCCTGGAACTATTAGATCTAAACTTCACGTTAAAACCCGATCTAATTTTAGTGGATATTCAAATGCCCATGTTAAATGGAACAGATGCCTATAAAGAATGTGTCAAAACAAATTCTAAAGTTAAATGTATTTTTATTACTGCTTACGATGATTTTGCAATTGAAGCATTCGAATTGAATGTTCTCGACTATATTGTAAAACCTATTGATAAAAAGCGATTGTATGTTGCCTTAGAAAGAGCTAGAGAAGGAATTGAAGCTGAGAACCAATTAAATAATCCATCTCAATTAAAAAGACTTGTAGTCAAATTTGACGGTTCTCTATACGTTATTTCACTAAATTCAATTATTTATATCGAAAAAGTAAATAGAAAAACATACGTTCATACAAAAGAGCAAATATTTGAAACTTATGAGACGCTTGAGACAATAAAGGAAAGTTTAGATGAGCACTTCTTTGCTTCCCATAGATCCTACATTATTAATCTAAAGCATGTTTCTCAAATAAAAAACGATGGTGAAACTTATTTTGCCTACTTTCGTAACTATCTGAAATTTGCTTACGTTTCTAAATTGAAACTTCAAATCCTACAAAATAAATTGAAAAATTTGATATAA
- the sda gene encoding sporulation histidine kinase inhibitor Sda, translating into MGLQTLSDQLLIESYHKAKTLKLDKEFIFLLKKEIELRNIIVDKLMMTNEKES; encoded by the coding sequence GTGGGTTTACAAACATTGTCTGATCAGTTGCTAATCGAATCTTATCATAAAGCAAAAACTTTAAAGTTAGATAAGGAATTCATTTTCTTGTTAAAGAAAGAAATAGAATTAAGAAATATTATAGTCGATAAACTAATGATGACGAATGAAAAGGAAAGCTAA
- a CDS encoding ATP-binding protein → MDNYIVDLLDVAVVAIDANFQVTTFNKKAVKVFNIHAEDAINQNVENLLNFPPGNVLYLQRTLEEQKDLTLDETEDNFGSYEQPLKIDTKLIRNSGQKIIGAMIVFTDVINDVTKRKLNQNNLNNESDISDNSEQAFKDANDLKRDLLQQQKYNLKIEQENKLKDVLLENLNIGLVLEEDGKIAVLNRFFCEIIGESDDCSEMVGEDRSYFLNKLKGLVNVDEYNEQEEAPIKADTVKGALIKEEIELVDGRFFERVIIPIYENWKLKYRLWILLDITDRKRFESKLSIEKEKVEKANNAKSVFLLQMSHELRTPLNSILGYAQLIESSTEIPVSSKPYNWVKKQIVASHHFIAMINEILDFSKIESNKEILTICKTDLYSLINQCIEVVQPFAEQFDITVKFQCNEEDFNNHSHIMTDKNKLTQIIINLLTNGIKYNRDCGYVNVECELEDKHVKLLFIDNGKGITEEHLVDIFEPFYRVEGATAEREGIGIGLALVKEYVLMMNGEYGVTSKIGQGSVFWVKFPFLEKDQNLGV, encoded by the coding sequence ATGGATAACTATATAGTAGATTTACTAGATGTAGCTGTTGTTGCTATCGACGCCAATTTCCAAGTGACAACGTTTAACAAAAAAGCAGTAAAAGTTTTTAATATTCATGCAGAAGATGCAATAAACCAAAATGTCGAAAATCTTCTTAATTTTCCACCTGGAAATGTCCTCTATCTTCAAAGGACTTTAGAAGAACAAAAGGATTTGACTTTAGATGAAACTGAAGATAACTTCGGTTCGTATGAGCAGCCTTTAAAAATTGATACGAAGCTAATAAGAAATAGCGGCCAAAAAATTATTGGTGCGATGATTGTATTCACGGATGTCATCAACGATGTTACAAAGCGAAAGCTTAATCAAAATAATCTAAATAATGAAAGCGATATAAGCGATAACTCAGAGCAGGCATTTAAAGATGCTAATGATTTAAAACGGGACCTACTACAACAGCAAAAATATAACTTAAAGATTGAACAAGAAAATAAATTAAAAGATGTGTTACTAGAGAATTTAAATATAGGGTTAGTTCTTGAAGAAGACGGTAAAATTGCCGTTCTAAATAGATTTTTTTGTGAGATTATAGGGGAATCCGATGATTGTAGTGAGATGGTAGGAGAAGATAGGTCTTATTTTCTCAACAAGTTAAAAGGGCTTGTTAATGTAGATGAATATAACGAACAAGAGGAAGCGCCTATTAAAGCAGATACCGTAAAAGGTGCACTGATAAAAGAAGAAATTGAACTTGTAGATGGACGTTTTTTTGAACGTGTGATCATTCCGATCTATGAGAATTGGAAATTAAAATATCGTTTATGGATACTTCTTGATATTACCGATAGAAAGAGGTTTGAGAGTAAATTATCGATTGAAAAAGAGAAAGTTGAAAAAGCTAATAATGCCAAAAGTGTATTTTTACTGCAAATGAGTCATGAATTGAGAACCCCATTAAATAGCATTTTAGGATACGCACAACTGATTGAGAGCTCAACAGAAATTCCAGTTAGTAGTAAGCCTTATAACTGGGTAAAGAAGCAAATTGTTGCGTCCCATCATTTTATTGCGATGATTAATGAAATATTAGATTTTTCTAAAATCGAATCAAATAAAGAGATTCTTACTATTTGTAAGACAGATCTATATTCTTTGATTAATCAATGTATAGAAGTGGTACAGCCTTTTGCAGAGCAGTTTGATATTACCGTGAAATTTCAGTGTAATGAAGAAGATTTCAACAACCACAGTCACATCATGACCGATAAAAATAAATTAACACAAATTATTATTAATTTACTAACGAATGGAATTAAATATAACCGTGATTGTGGTTATGTAAATGTAGAGTGCGAATTAGAGGATAAGCACGTCAAACTTTTATTTATTGATAATGGAAAGGGAATTACCGAGGAGCATTTAGTCGATATTTTCGAACCATTCTATAGAGTTGAAGGAGCCACTGCTGAAAGAGAAGGTATTGGCATTGGTTTAGCACTTGTAAAAGAGTATGTCTTAATGATGAATGGAGAATATGGGGTCACAAGTAAAATTGGACAAGGAAGTGTTTTTTGGGTCAAATTTCCATTTTTAGAAAAAGACCAAAATTTGGGTGTCTAA